The genomic segment TAGAAGCCCATCACATTGACGGGCATACACCCGGCTTTGTCTGTTACTTTTTTGAAGATGTGTTCCTCATGTGCGATTATGTGTTTTATGGAAAAAAAGGGATGCGATTCAATCCTTTCGGGCCAGTTTCTGAGACTATTGAAGGTGGATTTCATATAAAAGAATTATTGGATGGCCGGGATATCAGCAAAGTCTGTGCTGTTGATTATGTGATGGACTTTAATGATTGGATCCTGGGATTTGATGGGCTCCTGGCATCAGTAAAGAATTGAAAAATTGGTTCAAGCCAGCATGCAGGCCGTCTGTTTGTGCCTGAATACCAGAAAGACAGCAGGCTCTTTAGAATTGGTCCTGTGCCTCACTCCTGCAGGTACCAGCACGCCCCTGCCAAGGGATAGATCTGCTGTGGTATTGTCAGATTCTATTACCACATCCCCTTTGTAATGCATGAAGAACTCGTCATAGTCGTGGACATACCACTTGCCTTCACCTTCGCACAGCACTGCTCTAAGCAGCGAATCATCCACAAATACCATATCATGGGGGCGTCTGGGAGAGTTCAGTTTTTCAATTTCTTTTTCAAAATCGATGATCTTTATATCCATAATAATTCTCCATTTGTTGAATACATTTTTTCCATCCATTGATTTTGCTCTTGCATATCCTTGTTT from the Methanosarcinales archaeon genome contains:
- a CDS encoding cupin domain-containing protein gives rise to the protein MDIKIIDFEKEIEKLNSPRRPHDMVFVDDSLLRAVLCEGEGKWYVHDYDEFFMHYKGDVVIESDNTTADLSLGRGVLVPAGVRHRTNSKEPAVFLVFRHKQTACMLA